A genomic window from Lycium barbarum isolate Lr01 chromosome 4, ASM1917538v2, whole genome shotgun sequence includes:
- the LOC132635989 gene encoding uncharacterized protein LOC132635989, whose product MEQEYLSRRGRFPRNERRFLAIGIGLLAVVSPLYIDSRKNTTEEEQTINFLPYLPLLLLITVIMGISISHPLARFSSYDHRLLAIGLTVVAILSPLYIDRRKLVDPELEEQSLGVSSYLPLLMFFIIIAIAMSCYLDQSFSRFDPYWIHRVGGSSTGILILLLVLAFVLKFKAL is encoded by the coding sequence ATGGAGCAGGAATATTTAAGCAGGAGAGGCAGGTTTCCTAGAAATGAAAGAAGGTTTTTGGCCATAGGTATTGGACTTCTGGCTGTTGTCTCTCCTCTATACATTGACAGTAGAAAAAACACTACTGAAGAAGAACAAACCATCAACTTCCTTCCCTATCTTCCACTGCTTCTCTTGATCACTGTCATCATGGGCATAAGTATTTCTCATCCATTGGCTCGGTTCTCATCGTATGATCACAGGCTTCTAGCGATAGGTCTTACAGTTGTTGCCATACTCTCACCTCTGTACATCGACAGGCGAAAGTTAGTCGATCCAGAGCTTGAAGAGCAATCACTTGGCGTCTCTTCTTACTTGCCATTGCTCATGTTTTTTATCATCATCGCCATTGCTATGTCATGCTACTTGGACCAGAGCTTTTCCAGGTTCGATCCTTACTGGATTCACAGGGTTGGTGGTTCTTCCACTGGGATTCTCATTCTTCTCCTTGTTCTTGCATTTGTTTTGAAGTTTAAAGCTCTCTAG
- the LOC132635988 gene encoding ylmG homolog protein 2, chloroplastic, translating to MVAQSSIGEAALGGEKQNSVLSSNCLISLPFSTPPLFKQLPKSNPSSNAFLHFHNSLVSTADKCLNFLHSFVATNPIFNKIISSSSHFCQVQCRTYQNLGNLSHHNFAAVLPGDAVAGIVVANGVINFLNIYNSLLVCRLVLTWFPNAPPAIVSPLSTLCDPYLNIFRGLIPPLGGTLDLSPILAFLVLNAFTSTASALPAELPSTTARASSDTPPRAPIFHLTTSQKKWMRRLAGNNSKTADGES from the exons ATGGTTGCACAATCTTCAATAGGTGAAGCAGCATTAGGCGGAGAGAAGCAAAATTCTGTGCTATCTTCAAACTGTTTAATTTCGCTACCCTTCTCAACCCCTCCACTctttaaacaactcccaaaatcaAATCCATCATCAAATGCCTTTCTTCATTTTCATAACTCTCTAGTCTCCACTGCTGACAAATGTCTCAATTTTCTGCATTCTTTTGTTGCCACTAACCCCATTTTCAACAAAATCATCTCTTCCTCTTCTCATTTCTGTCAG GTACAGTGCAGGACTTACCAGAACTTGGGTAATCTGTCCCATCACAATTTTGCGGCTGTCTTGCCTGGTGATGCAGTTGCAGGAATTGTTGTTGCAAATGGAGTTATAAACTTCTTGAACATCTACAATTCATTACTGGTTTGCAGGCTTGTTTTAACCTGGTTTCCAAACGCTCCTCCTGCAATTGTCAGTCCCCTCAG CACTCTATGTGACCCATACTTGAACATATTCCGTGGGCTTATTCCACCACTTGGAGGGACTCTGGATCTTTCGCCTATATTGGCATTTCTTGTTTTGAATGCCTTCACTAGCACTGCATCTGCACTTCCTGCTGAACTTCCATCCACAACTGCGAGAGCATCATCAGATACTCCACCTCGTGCACCGATATTTCATCTAACTACATCGCAGAAGAAATGGATGAGGAGACTTGCTGGAAACAACTCAAAGACTGCTGATGGTGAAAGCTAA
- the LOC132635990 gene encoding pentatricopeptide repeat-containing protein At1g62350 has translation MWRQGQNLLRRASLPYHRCGIRQIITGSTSSSSPSVSIWRRKKEMGKEGLMVAKELKRLQSNAVRFERFMKSHVSRLLKSDLLAVLAEFQRQNLVYLSITLYEAVRKEIWYRPDMFFYRDMLFMLARNKKVDETKKVWEDLKKEGVLFDQHTFGDLVRAYLDGGLPAEAMHIYDEMRRSPDPLLSLPYRVILKGLLPYPELREKVKDDFLELFPDIVVYDPPEDLFDEEEWRKESDDD, from the exons ATGTGGCGTCAAGGTCAAAATCTTCTGCGGCGAGCCTCACTACCATACCATAGATGCGGAATCAGACAAATCATAACTGGTTCGACATCATCATCGAGCCCAAGTGTGTCGATATGGAGGCGCAAGAAAGAAATGGGGAAAGAAGGTTTAATGGTCGCTAAGGAGCTTAAGCGCTTACAGTCTAACGCGGTTAGGTTTGAGAGATTTATGAAGTCACATGTTTCTCGTCTACTTAAATCTGACCTCCTTGCTGTTCTTGCTGAGTTCCAAAGACAAAATCTCGTTTACCTCTCCATCACG TTGTACGAGGCTGTGCGCAAAGAAATATGGTATCGGCCAGACATGTTCTTTTACAGGGATATGCTTTTCATGCTTGCAAGAAACAAAAAGGTAGATGAAACAAAGAAGGTATGGGAAGATTTGAAGAAAGAAGGGGTGCTTTTTGATCAGCACACATTTGGCGATCTTGTCAGGGCTTATCTAGATGGTGGATTGCCTGCAGAGGCAATGCACATATATGATGAAATGAGGCGCTCTCCTGATCCTCTTTTGTCTTTACCTTATCGTGTTATATTGAAGGGGCTACTTCCTTACCCCGAATTGAGAGAAAAAGTGAAGGATGATTTTCTGGAACTGTTCCCAGATATTGTAGTCTATGATCCACCTGAAGATCTATTTGATGAGGAAGAATGGAGAAAGGAGAGCGATGATGATTAG